A part of Caldicellulosiruptor owensensis OL genomic DNA contains:
- a CDS encoding tape measure protein — protein MALNVGELFVKIGADYSYMQRGLNHVKSMVQQARSFISNALQFTVGMAGYDMAKRALDSLKQTAIDYNAQMEQLQIGFSTLLGSVQKGTQFMRELQQIAVYTPFESEELIKYSQMLLAMGFSADEAKRYLLAAGDAAAAMGKGSEGVFNIIYALGQMRTAGRVNAQDMLQLTTAGVKAWDYLAKAMGKSVAEVRQIAERGDLSGVAAAEIILAGMQRDFGGMMQKMQNTWTGQLSALRDNLKIVIGESTQNLFKSLESQLIKINAFLGAFANAVRTVGIKEAIKQAFGDDVINTIQSFINVSKQILSVVIPILAFLITHLKQVIIAWVSFKAVMVAKDLVTNIKAITTALGGMATALNLTKVSALGVVGAIAAIVAVASAGAYALSQLYPGNWDTQTIESMKKRKAELERELNKTIDYNGKKIKVKDTIYMSPPKLVLTTPDKLGNITKEMEAENERFRQIQKNAKAWVQELADINSKLDMYNEATKNADKNTNDWLKSFNLEAFSKQLDNFIKKFSGSTKITTSMDTKTLTNAMQELLKSAEDSSKTAKKIQEFKEGALQQIKDYIERVKQYAEQYRNAWGLFDKPETVNISYARLKNRLQKQLQLYQQFRNELNRLQKQGASAELIAELYRLGPAYAPTLAKISNVAELNRLVGQRFLVTQELGRQYEQIIRRQETKINNLINQLIIQSKIDVRDEATAKKLANIVIAEIAKQIRSGKLQLTP, from the coding sequence ATGGCATTAAATGTTGGTGAGCTTTTTGTAAAAATCGGTGCAGATTATAGCTATATGCAGCGCGGCTTAAACCATGTCAAAAGTATGGTTCAGCAGGCAAGGTCTTTCATAAGCAATGCATTGCAGTTTACTGTCGGCATGGCAGGTTATGACATGGCTAAAAGAGCTCTGGACAGTTTGAAACAAACTGCAATAGACTACAATGCACAGATGGAACAATTGCAGATAGGCTTTAGCACTTTGCTTGGCAGTGTTCAGAAGGGGACGCAGTTTATGAGAGAGTTGCAGCAAATCGCAGTTTACACACCGTTCGAATCTGAAGAGCTGATAAAATATTCACAGATGTTGCTTGCTATGGGATTTAGTGCTGATGAAGCAAAACGCTATCTTTTAGCAGCAGGTGACGCAGCAGCTGCAATGGGTAAAGGTAGCGAAGGAGTATTCAATATTATATATGCGTTAGGGCAGATGAGGACGGCAGGTAGAGTCAACGCTCAAGATATGTTGCAGCTTACAACCGCAGGTGTAAAGGCATGGGACTACTTAGCAAAGGCGATGGGGAAGAGTGTTGCAGAAGTAAGACAAATAGCAGAACGTGGAGATTTAAGTGGTGTAGCAGCCGCTGAAATTATTTTAGCGGGGATGCAAAGAGACTTTGGCGGTATGATGCAAAAGATGCAGAATACATGGACAGGGCAACTGTCAGCGTTAAGAGACAATTTAAAAATCGTAATAGGCGAAAGCACACAGAACTTATTCAAAAGTTTGGAATCACAATTGATAAAGATTAATGCTTTTTTAGGAGCTTTTGCAAATGCGGTTAGAACTGTAGGAATAAAAGAGGCTATCAAGCAGGCATTTGGAGATGACGTTATAAACACAATACAAAGCTTTATAAACGTGTCAAAGCAGATTTTAAGTGTGGTTATTCCTATTTTGGCTTTTCTAATTACGCACTTAAAACAGGTAATTATTGCATGGGTAAGTTTTAAAGCGGTTATGGTAGCAAAAGACTTGGTAACAAACATAAAAGCAATAACAACAGCATTGGGCGGTATGGCAACAGCGCTAAACTTAACAAAAGTAAGTGCACTCGGAGTTGTAGGTGCTATTGCTGCAATTGTGGCTGTGGCAAGTGCTGGAGCATATGCATTAAGCCAGCTTTATCCGGGCAACTGGGATACTCAAACGATTGAAAGTATGAAAAAGAGAAAAGCAGAACTTGAAAGAGAATTAAATAAAACAATAGACTACAACGGCAAAAAGATTAAAGTAAAAGATACGATTTATATGAGTCCACCAAAACTTGTCTTGACTACACCAGACAAGTTAGGAAACATTACCAAAGAAATGGAAGCAGAGAATGAGCGATTTAGACAGATACAAAAAAATGCGAAAGCGTGGGTTCAGGAACTAGCGGACATAAACAGCAAACTTGACATGTATAATGAGGCTACAAAAAATGCTGATAAAAACACTAATGACTGGTTGAAGAGCTTTAATTTAGAGGCTTTCAGTAAGCAACTTGATAACTTTATCAAAAAGTTTAGTGGCAGCACAAAAATAACAACAAGTATGGACACAAAAACATTGACTAATGCTATGCAAGAGCTTTTAAAGTCAGCGGAAGACTCAAGTAAAACGGCAAAGAAGATACAAGAATTCAAAGAGGGTGCTTTGCAACAAATAAAGGATTATATAGAAAGAGTAAAACAATATGCTGAACAATACAGGAATGCTTGGGGGTTATTCGATAAACCAGAAACGGTTAATATAAGTTACGCAAGGTTAAAGAATAGGTTGCAGAAACAGTTACAACTTTATCAGCAATTTAGAAATGAACTTAACAGGTTGCAGAAACAAGGTGCAAGTGCAGAATTAATTGCAGAACTCTATCGTTTAGGACCTGCTTATGCACCGACTTTGGCTAAGATAAGCAACGTGGCAGAACTAAATAGATTGGTCGGACAAAGGTTTTTAGTTACTCAAGAGTTAGGTAGACAGTATGAACAGATTATAAGAAGACAGGAGACAAAAATCAATAACCTCATCAATCAGCTGATAATTCAAAGCAAAATTGATGTGAGAGACGAAGCAACAGCAAAGAAATTAGCAAATATAGTCATAGCAGAAATCGCAAAGCAAATTAGAAGTGGTAAACTACAATTAACACCGTAA
- a CDS encoding Kelch repeat-containing protein, giving the protein MKDVIKYHFWTKQQNVVIPVMSHQYPSPPSVVLNYSRFPKSANGEGFGYCVHNGNIIRIGGYSGSILSNVMAFNFSDGWRQVGTLYTNRGGAISANGYVYYMGGYANVFSNAVLRTTDFVNWTNIGNAAWAAREDIDKTTIFWQNTIYVFGGRAGSTEYKDAWKGVFNNESSITWTKIYDFESRPVRITYDDNYIYVLLMNKKLYRYNGSNMEFVGYFDYYPFTFNGKLYAFGKNYIGILRNGGIAYYSFSSSLNDAFSMVFYNGKWCVLTDVTDCYIIENVIEQ; this is encoded by the coding sequence ATGAAAGATGTTATTAAATATCATTTTTGGACAAAACAACAGAATGTTGTTATTCCTGTTATGTCGCATCAATATCCCAGTCCACCTTCTGTTGTGCTCAATTACTCAAGATTTCCTAAAAGCGCAAATGGGGAAGGATTTGGGTATTGTGTGCACAATGGAAATATAATACGTATAGGTGGTTATAGCGGCTCAATTTTGTCTAACGTAATGGCTTTCAATTTTAGTGATGGCTGGCGGCAAGTTGGGACTTTGTATACAAATCGAGGCGGGGCTATCTCTGCAAATGGCTATGTTTACTATATGGGAGGTTACGCTAATGTTTTTTCTAATGCTGTTTTGAGGACGACAGATTTTGTCAATTGGACTAATATAGGGAATGCAGCTTGGGCAGCAAGAGAAGATATAGATAAAACAACAATCTTTTGGCAAAATACAATTTATGTTTTTGGAGGAAGGGCAGGTAGTACAGAATATAAAGATGCTTGGAAAGGTGTCTTTAATAATGAATCATCTATTACCTGGACAAAAATATATGATTTTGAGTCCCGACCAGTAAGAATAACTTATGATGATAATTATATATATGTATTACTCATGAATAAAAAATTGTATCGTTACAATGGGAGTAACATGGAATTTGTAGGCTATTTTGATTATTATCCTTTCACATTTAACGGCAAATTATATGCATTTGGGAAAAATTATATTGGAATTTTGCGTAATGGTGGAATAGCTTATTATAGTTTTTCTTCAAGCTTGAATGATGCTTTTAGCATGGTATTTTATAATGGCAAATGGTGTGTTTTAACAGACGTTACTGACTGTTATATTATTGAGAATGTTATAGAACAATAG
- a CDS encoding BhlA/UviB family holin-like peptide produces MEQEIIKLAMSQGLWAVLFVALLFYVLRENSKRESELRKTIDNLAEKFEILKSIEESLRALIHDITEVKDDVDEIKSTMYRRKESA; encoded by the coding sequence ATGGAGCAGGAAATTATCAAGCTTGCAATGAGCCAAGGACTCTGGGCAGTGCTGTTTGTGGCACTGCTTTTTTATGTGCTGAGAGAAAATTCGAAACGTGAAAGCGAATTGCGAAAAACTATAGATAATCTTGCAGAAAAATTTGAGATTTTGAAAAGCATTGAAGAGTCGCTTAGAGCTCTGATACACGATATAACTGAAGTTAAAGACGATGTCGACGAAATCAAGTCGACTATGTATAGAAGAAAGGAGAGTGCTTGA
- a CDS encoding N-acetylmuramoyl-L-alanine amidase translates to MNIIKPNLKFRGTLQKRALTKYIVLHHADASKATVQDIHRWHLQKGWAGIGYHFYVRKNGEVYEGRPIATIGAHCLGHNSWSVGICAEGKYNSEIMPPKQKQALIELINYVKKLYPAAKVVGHRNLMATDCPGENYPLSEFKSQFNK, encoded by the coding sequence ATGAATATAATTAAGCCAAATCTCAAATTCAGAGGTACACTGCAGAAGAGAGCGTTGACAAAGTACATTGTGCTACATCATGCTGACGCAAGTAAAGCAACTGTGCAAGATATTCACAGATGGCATCTGCAGAAAGGCTGGGCAGGGATTGGGTATCACTTTTACGTCAGGAAAAACGGCGAAGTATATGAAGGCAGACCAATTGCTACGATAGGTGCACACTGTCTGGGACATAATTCATGGTCAGTTGGGATATGTGCAGAGGGAAAGTACAATAGTGAAATAATGCCACCAAAACAAAAGCAGGCTTTAATTGAATTGATAAACTATGTTAAGAAATTGTACCCTGCTGCTAAGGTGGTAGGCCACAGAAACCTCATGGCTACAGATTGTCCAGGGGAAAATTATCCGCTCAGCGAATTTAAATCACAGTTTAATAAGTAA
- a CDS encoding phage holin, whose translation MREAVLQVFIYILQAVIVVLGTFIVAYVKKRLELLQQKIGQERYLLLVEVANNLVKAIEQTFGAGQGELKRSEAIKFLMQNFKLTEDEAEKLVEAAVFEMNKVLKGSNTMQQ comes from the coding sequence ATGAGAGAGGCTGTTTTACAAGTATTTATTTACATTTTGCAGGCTGTTATTGTTGTACTGGGTACTTTTATCGTTGCTTATGTGAAGAAAAGACTTGAATTGTTACAGCAAAAGATAGGGCAAGAAAGATATTTGCTCTTAGTTGAAGTAGCAAATAACCTTGTGAAAGCAATTGAGCAGACGTTTGGGGCTGGACAAGGTGAATTAAAAAGAAGCGAAGCTATAAAGTTTTTAATGCAAAACTTTAAGCTCACAGAAGACGAAGCAGAGAAGCTTGTCGAGGCTGCAGTGTTTGAGATGAATAAAGTGCTAAAGGGCAGTAATACCATGCAGCAATGA
- a CDS encoding damage-control phosphatase ARMT1 family protein: MKSLVDCIHCYLKQAVSCMEMINVPDEKKVEVLYSLMDFIKTLEPSASPAYNSSLVLLKTYEFINNSDPYYEAKKSSNKLALELYPKLKEKVSRASDALYEALKASVAGNVIDLGIQRDFNIDKELEHAFDFGFWIDDYPLLREKIERGKNVVVIGDNAGEIVFDKILVEMLNEMKKNVYYIVKSGPVLNDATKEDAEEVSMSKIANVIESGAALLGVPKDFVSEQVKNLISTADVIISKGQANFETVDDFEDVQANVFYLLKIKCEYLAKKLKFKQGSLVLINGEKLKERKEKYLLK; the protein is encoded by the coding sequence TTGAAAAGTCTTGTTGACTGTATTCATTGCTATCTTAAACAGGCGGTTTCATGTATGGAGATGATAAATGTACCGGATGAAAAAAAGGTAGAAGTGCTATATAGTCTCATGGACTTCATAAAAACTTTAGAGCCTTCTGCCTCACCAGCGTATAATTCTTCACTTGTTTTACTTAAAACATATGAGTTTATTAATAACTCAGATCCATACTATGAAGCAAAAAAATCCTCGAATAAGTTAGCGCTTGAATTGTATCCAAAACTCAAAGAGAAGGTTTCAAGAGCATCTGATGCTTTGTATGAAGCTTTAAAAGCTTCTGTTGCTGGGAATGTTATTGATTTGGGGATTCAAAGAGATTTTAATATTGATAAAGAACTTGAGCATGCATTTGATTTTGGGTTTTGGATAGATGATTATCCTCTTTTGAGGGAAAAAATTGAAAGAGGGAAGAATGTAGTTGTTATCGGTGATAATGCAGGTGAAATTGTATTTGATAAGATATTAGTAGAAATGCTAAATGAAATGAAAAAAAATGTTTATTATATTGTAAAATCAGGACCTGTTCTCAACGATGCAACTAAGGAAGATGCAGAAGAAGTTTCAATGAGTAAAATAGCAAATGTGATTGAGAGCGGGGCAGCGCTTTTAGGAGTCCCCAAAGATTTTGTTTCTGAACAGGTCAAAAATCTCATATCTACTGCTGATGTGATTATTTCAAAAGGGCAGGCAAACTTTGAGACTGTGGATGACTTTGAAGATGTTCAAGCCAATGTTTTTTATCTTTTGAAGATTAAATGTGAATACTTAGCCAAAAAACTAAAATTCAAGCAGGGCAGCTTGGTGCTCATAAATGGTGAAAAATTAAAAGAGAGAAAAGAGAAATATCTTTTAAAGTAA
- a CDS encoding histone deacetylase family protein codes for MLKAKNSLGLILFPAFDWRISPTHPEREERLLYTIDQIEEEGLFDYENVEIFNPEMIESKYIEMTHFCIPDISSIVTVSHKIAAGSAITIAKKVLSKEVEKGFALIRPPGHHAHRITYGDRGFCIINNEAIMVEYLRKEHKIKKIAIIDTDCHHGDGTQDIFWNDKDVLFISLHQDGTTLYPGTGFTDEIGGPSAIGYTLNLPLPPYTSDEGFLYCLDNLIIPVLEEFKPDIIINSAGQDNHYSDPLTNMNFSAQGYAKLTEKISPDISVLEGGYSIESALPYVNLGIIFALAGIDYSNIREPDYNPERLKQSQRTTDYIKRLCEHVYSIWKSKEEREYKIKMANQDYFVRKKSIYYDTMGFRENQLEKIKICKKCSGLILIDSLCLGYRVLAIVIPHDACNDCQKEGHKLFENAAVGDYSHILLQDKKSFEFFRKTS; via the coding sequence ATGTTAAAAGCAAAAAATAGTTTAGGGCTCATACTATTTCCTGCCTTTGACTGGAGAATTTCTCCAACGCATCCTGAAAGAGAAGAAAGACTTTTGTATACAATTGACCAGATAGAAGAAGAGGGGCTTTTTGACTATGAAAATGTAGAAATTTTCAATCCCGAAATGATTGAGTCAAAATATATAGAGATGACTCATTTTTGCATCCCCGACATTTCTTCAATTGTTACCGTATCTCACAAGATAGCTGCAGGCTCAGCAATAACTATTGCTAAAAAGGTTCTGTCAAAAGAAGTAGAAAAAGGATTTGCTCTCATCCGACCACCCGGTCATCATGCACACAGAATAACATATGGCGACAGAGGATTTTGTATTATAAACAATGAGGCGATAATGGTGGAATATCTCAGAAAAGAGCATAAAATTAAAAAGATAGCAATAATAGACACTGACTGTCATCACGGTGATGGAACGCAGGATATCTTTTGGAACGACAAAGATGTCTTGTTTATTTCTCTGCACCAAGATGGCACAACCCTATATCCCGGCACGGGTTTTACTGACGAAATTGGTGGACCGTCGGCAATTGGTTATACTTTAAATCTCCCCTTGCCACCCTATACATCTGATGAAGGATTTTTGTACTGCTTAGACAATCTTATCATTCCTGTTTTAGAAGAATTCAAACCTGATATCATAATAAACTCAGCAGGGCAGGACAACCATTATTCTGACCCGCTGACAAACATGAACTTTTCTGCTCAAGGATACGCAAAACTTACAGAAAAGATCAGTCCAGATATTTCTGTTTTAGAAGGCGGGTACTCTATTGAAAGTGCTCTTCCTTACGTCAATTTGGGTATAATATTTGCACTTGCGGGTATTGATTATTCGAACATAAGAGAACCTGATTACAATCCTGAAAGACTTAAACAGTCTCAAAGAACAACTGATTACATCAAACGGCTTTGTGAACATGTATACAGTATATGGAAATCAAAAGAAGAAAGAGAATACAAAATCAAAATGGCAAATCAAGATTATTTCGTCAGAAAAAAATCTATTTATTATGACACAATGGGATTCAGAGAAAATCAGCTTGAAAAAATAAAGATCTGCAAAAAATGCTCAGGTCTAATATTAATAGACTCCCTTTGTTTGGGATATAGGGTTTTAGCCATAGTAATTCCACACGACGCATGTAATGACTGCCAAAAGGAAGGTCACAAGCTCTTTGAAAATGCTGCGGTTGGAGACTATTCTCATATACTTTTGCAGGATAAAAAGAGTTTTGAGTTTTTCAGAAAAACATCATAA
- a CDS encoding hydantoinase/oxoprolinase N-terminal domain-containing protein yields the protein MIIGLDVGGTTIDTVAIENGKVVAFKKFERGRSLIDSVLESLNQFISKEMISNLERITLSTTVTTNAIVQNNLDKVGMIIENGIGANPEFLMCGDMNFFADGYINNRGIEVKPLNIESVKNALQSFKQEGIENLGIVGKFSVRNPQHELAVFEAAKEYNFKFVSVGYKLSGKLNFPRRVFSTYLNCAVYSIFNMFYKSILAFSQERKIPLEKIFIQKPDGGIVNLHNIEYFPILSILSGPAASAQGGFVLSKPAKNAIIIDIGGTTTDITFLSNGNLVLELYGAKIGKYPTLVRAIYSRSLGLGTESIVKIVDDTITIGPETKRCYEQDKNEFATLHDVLQFSSSHPENPVNVRLKSLSSQLNMSQEDFFKLVIRRAVSMIEEKIKEGIEYINNIPVYTINRLLYGEKFVPQKIILIGGPAELLKPHLENELKIKVEVPKHYMVANAIGCAIGSISKEYNLVADTIQGKMVIPELNIYQSIPADFTIDQAKKVLIEKVLECREAKNQDDVEIVDESSFNMIRSFRFCGRMIRIKAQLKPKLLNLRD from the coding sequence ATGATAATAGGCCTTGATGTTGGTGGTACAACCATCGACACAGTGGCAATAGAAAATGGAAAGGTTGTTGCATTTAAAAAATTCGAACGTGGTAGAAGCTTAATAGACTCTGTATTAGAAAGTTTAAACCAGTTTATATCTAAAGAGATGATTTCGAACCTCGAAAGAATAACACTCAGCACAACCGTCACCACTAACGCAATAGTTCAAAATAATTTAGATAAAGTGGGAATGATAATAGAAAACGGTATTGGAGCAAATCCTGAATTTTTGATGTGCGGCGATATGAATTTCTTTGCAGATGGATATATAAATAACAGAGGCATAGAGGTAAAACCACTAAATATCGAAAGCGTAAAGAACGCTTTGCAAAGCTTTAAACAAGAAGGTATAGAAAACTTGGGCATTGTTGGCAAGTTCTCTGTTCGAAATCCACAGCATGAACTTGCTGTATTTGAAGCAGCTAAAGAATACAACTTTAAATTTGTGTCAGTTGGCTACAAACTTTCTGGCAAACTCAACTTTCCCCGAAGAGTTTTTTCCACATATTTAAACTGTGCAGTCTACAGTATATTTAACATGTTCTACAAAAGTATCTTAGCATTTTCACAAGAAAGAAAAATTCCTCTTGAAAAGATATTTATTCAAAAGCCAGATGGCGGAATTGTGAATTTGCACAATATAGAGTATTTCCCAATACTATCTATTCTTTCAGGTCCAGCTGCATCTGCTCAAGGCGGATTTGTCCTATCTAAACCTGCAAAAAACGCAATTATAATCGACATCGGCGGAACAACAACTGATATTACTTTCCTGTCAAACGGTAATCTTGTTCTTGAGTTATACGGAGCAAAAATTGGAAAGTATCCTACATTGGTAAGAGCAATATATTCTCGGTCTTTAGGACTAGGAACAGAAAGTATTGTTAAAATAGTAGATGATACAATTACGATAGGACCTGAAACAAAAAGATGTTATGAGCAGGACAAAAATGAGTTTGCTACTTTGCATGATGTTCTTCAATTTTCAAGTTCACACCCTGAAAATCCTGTAAATGTTCGTTTAAAGTCTTTATCTTCTCAGCTGAATATGAGCCAAGAAGACTTTTTTAAATTGGTAATAAGAAGAGCAGTTTCGATGATAGAAGAAAAAATTAAAGAGGGAATTGAATACATCAATAATATTCCAGTTTATACTATAAATAGACTCTTGTACGGAGAGAAATTCGTACCTCAGAAGATAATTCTAATTGGTGGACCTGCAGAACTTTTAAAACCTCATTTAGAGAACGAGCTTAAAATAAAAGTTGAAGTCCCAAAACATTACATGGTTGCAAACGCAATTGGTTGTGCGATTGGCTCAATCTCAAAAGAGTACAACTTAGTTGCAGACACTATCCAGGGCAAGATGGTAATCCCAGAGCTAAATATATATCAAAGTATTCCTGCAGATTTTACTATTGACCAGGCAAAGAAGGTTTTAATTGAAAAGGTTTTAGAGTGCAGAGAAGCTAAAAATCAAGACGATGTAGAGATTGTGGATGAAAGTTCTTTTAACATGATAAGAAGTTTTAGATTCTGCGGAAGAATGATTAGAATTAAAGCCCAGTTAAAACCAAAGCTTTTAAATTTGAGAGATTGA
- a CDS encoding YicC/YloC family endoribonuclease, producing MIKSMTGYGGCKRIINEREYSVDIRSVNHRYLEINLKMPKEFIKFENEIKNMVSQYICRGKVDIYINFKSFSEKDYRIIPNIGIMKQYLEAINRVRENFSEIQDDFSLSTFIKLPDALVIETEELDVSTVKSELLDCVEEALRNLDKMRKTEGENLKKDILMRLENIKALVSRIEEYSKALVENYREKLYKRVSEYLDLKSIDENRLMLEITLFADKSDITEELVRLKSHISQFTECLEAGGSIGKKLDFIVQEMNRETNTIGAKATIFEISQYVVSLKDELEKIREQVQNIE from the coding sequence ATGATTAAAAGTATGACAGGGTACGGTGGATGTAAAAGAATAATAAATGAGAGAGAGTACAGTGTAGATATAAGGAGTGTAAATCACAGGTATTTGGAAATAAACCTGAAGATGCCTAAGGAATTTATCAAATTTGAAAATGAGATAAAAAATATGGTTTCGCAATATATTTGCCGCGGAAAGGTTGATATATATATTAATTTTAAAAGCTTCAGCGAAAAAGACTACAGGATTATTCCTAACATAGGGATAATGAAGCAGTACTTGGAAGCAATAAATAGGGTTAGAGAAAACTTTTCAGAAATTCAGGACGATTTTAGCCTTTCGACTTTTATAAAACTTCCAGATGCCCTTGTGATTGAGACTGAAGAACTTGACGTCAGTACTGTTAAGTCTGAGCTTTTGGATTGTGTTGAAGAGGCACTTCGGAATTTAGATAAAATGAGAAAAACAGAAGGTGAAAATCTTAAAAAGGATATTTTGATGAGATTAGAAAACATTAAAGCTTTGGTAAGTAGAATAGAAGAGTATTCAAAGGCTTTGGTTGAAAATTACAGAGAAAAACTTTACAAACGGGTAAGTGAATATTTAGATTTAAAGAGCATTGATGAAAACAGACTTATGCTGGAGATAACTCTATTTGCTGACAAAAGCGATATAACAGAAGAGCTTGTGAGGCTAAAAAGTCATATTAGTCAGTTTACTGAGTGTTTAGAAGCTGGAGGAAGTATAGGCAAAAAACTTGACTTTATAGTTCAAGAGATGAACAGAGAGACAAATACAATTGGTGCCAAAGCTACTATTTTTGAAATCTCCCAATATGTTGTAAGTCTTAAAGATGAACTTGAAAAAATTCGTGAACAAGTTCAAAATATTGAATAG
- the remA gene encoding extracellular matrix/biofilm regulator RemA, protein MKLINIGFGNIVSANRLIAIVSPDSAPIKRIIQEARERGMLIDATYGRRTRAVIITDADYVILSSVQPETVAHRIIEPEEEFEEEEDIEVEDEDDKK, encoded by the coding sequence ATAAAACTGATTAACATAGGGTTTGGTAACATAGTTTCAGCAAACAGGCTGATAGCAATAGTCAGTCCTGATTCAGCACCTATAAAAAGAATAATCCAGGAAGCAAGAGAAAGAGGTATGCTGATTGATGCCACATATGGTAGAAGAACGAGAGCGGTAATAATAACTGATGCTGATTATGTAATACTTTCTTCTGTTCAGCCAGAGACTGTAGCACACAGAATTATAGAACCGGAAGAAGAGTTTGAAGAAGAAGAAGATATTGAAGTTGAGGATGAGGATGACAAAAAATGA
- the gmk gene encoding guanylate kinase produces the protein MRNGLLIVISGPAGTGKGTVVGKLLEKNPNIKLSISKTTRKPRPGEKEGVNYFFVSREQFEEEIKNERFLEYAEYNNNYYGTPKDFVLESLRKGFDVILEIETKGALKIKKAFSDAVLIFLLPPSLEELHRRLIKRGTESEDEIKTRLEIAKNEIKLVSEYDYCVINDDVDNAVEKIQKIIEVEKLRSKRFDIQSFLEE, from the coding sequence ATGAGAAATGGACTTTTGATTGTAATATCAGGGCCTGCAGGAACTGGAAAGGGTACAGTTGTTGGAAAGCTTCTTGAGAAAAATCCTAATATCAAGCTTTCAATCTCCAAGACGACAAGAAAACCACGGCCAGGGGAAAAAGAAGGCGTGAATTATTTTTTTGTCTCGCGCGAGCAATTTGAAGAAGAGATTAAAAATGAAAGATTTTTAGAATATGCTGAATATAACAACAACTATTATGGTACGCCCAAAGACTTTGTTCTTGAGTCGCTGAGAAAAGGATTTGATGTAATTTTAGAGATTGAAACTAAAGGAGCACTCAAAATTAAAAAAGCCTTTTCGGACGCTGTGCTGATATTTTTACTGCCACCATCTTTGGAAGAACTCCATAGAAGACTTATAAAAAGAGGAACTGAGTCTGAAGATGAGATAAAAACAAGGCTTGAGATTGCTAAAAACGAAATAAAACTTGTGTCAGAGTATGACTATTGTGTTATAAATGATGATGTAGATAATGCTGTGGAAAAAATACAAAAAATTATTGAAGTTGAAAAGTTAAGGAGTAAACGATTTGATATACAAAGTTTTTTGGAGGAGTGA
- the rpoZ gene encoding DNA-directed RNA polymerase subunit omega encodes MNEEMLLRPGLDELLKYVDNKYTLSVLVAKRARQLLQQAQKKVDITNFNSDKYVTMAVNEVASGKISYKYVKPVKKNEIKK; translated from the coding sequence GTGAATGAAGAAATGCTTTTGCGACCAGGGCTTGACGAGCTTTTAAAGTATGTGGACAATAAATACACACTTTCTGTACTTGTTGCAAAAAGAGCAAGACAACTTCTTCAGCAGGCACAAAAAAAGGTTGACATTACCAATTTTAACTCTGACAAGTATGTTACAATGGCAGTAAATGAAGTTGCTTCTGGGAAGATTTCTTACAAATACGTAAAGCCGGTGAAAAAGAATGAGATTAAGAAATAA